The Henckelia pumila isolate YLH828 chromosome 2, ASM3356847v2, whole genome shotgun sequence genome includes a window with the following:
- the LOC140884903 gene encoding NDR1/HIN1-like protein 10 — MAPPPPQQQQQQQRPRHSWLLRCIALTALASIVFTVLLVIIIWVSVQPRKLKYSIEHGSIGAYNLSTNDLLNAKFHFVLRANNPNKRVSLYYDRIDVWVLYEDQLLSEGSVAPFYQPRRNVTHLDLDSAARNKKIYGAVARDLKVDRASGDVDLNVKIRAKIRLKIGVFKIHRKLKVLCESLRVPFSSSNGFSRVTCDAHVD; from the coding sequence ATGGCACCGCCGCCACCGCAACAGCAACAGCAGCAGCAGCGGCCGCGACATTCTTGGCTACTGCGATGCATTGCACTCACCGCTTTAGCCTCGATCGTTTTCACTGTTCTATTAGTCATCATAATCTGGGTATCCGTCCAACCAAGAAAACTGAAATATTCGATAGAGCACGGCTCTATCGGCGCCTACAACCTGAGTACAAACGACTTGCTAAACGCCAAGTTCCATTTCGTGCTGCGAGCCAACAATCCCAACAAAAGGGTGTCCTTGTATTACGACAGGATCGACGTGTGGGTGCTGTACGAGGATCAGCTTCTGTCGGAGGGTTCCGTGGCTCCATTCTATCAGCCCAGGAGAAACGTGACGCATTTGGACCTGGATTCGGCGGCTAGAAACAAGAAGATTTATGGGGCCGTGGCCCGGGATTTGAAAGTGGATCGGGCCTCGGGCGACGTGGACTTGAACGTCAAAATCAGGGCTAAAATCAGATTGAAGATCGGGGTTTTCAAGATCCATCGCAAGCTTAAGGTTCTTTGTGAATCGTTGCGGGTGCCCTTCTCCAGCTCCAATGGGTTTTCCAGGGTTACGTGTGACGCGCATGTCGACTAA
- the LOC140881189 gene encoding uncharacterized protein isoform X1 yields the protein MAVAGLRNVSAFGPSLFVESQSSGSNVWEEPQVRPSTRASSLLQMWRELEDEHVVSPSYRQRHQRSNGSDSDCTSIVASVGQGSDNGDDTSEYADETENHGMTTHSETNLEDSDSIISGQSSDLGDIERERVRQVFREWMNSGAKGHSSDGFPLNNNTGEQCLGENVRERVKIIKQWVQTVARHGNNSESLRDEAAEVGSQIEQVRDGLVITCPQTAARRPVRRLCGRQTLLDLLLRAQSDRNKELQDLSEQRPVSDFAHRNRIQALLRGRFLRNEILITDKRPSSMAATELGLLRQRSTVSDLREGFLSKLHNSTSTPGNSAEASSSLSDETNGEAESTCIGGTASEIHAASVSEIDADENRSRHEFASRVTEVEDSVLDHDGIAEVSLGIGSAHSPEQQTFDLEASEHSSHFDQNNAVVSNEPPLENVDINYSELVEVFHEHYEPRGDASYVHEVADNTADMERNTNEEFGRQDALTMEEEAQDSEIGIDNNSWHQLTGVTFTQWTDASRDDTTANQWFQEISDYEQDQIQGSHEVWPNHNFQEAVDSWLDTPTGEVSGSVGRMGTLYFPDNDNVQSMELRELFSRRRVSSLLRSSFRESLDQVLQSYVERQGHASGDWELGTTSSPALIEPDQEQLNGEQTLAPSDGSEINEFDPSPIHITAAQPVWDEELPDANWPHVSSNQHMGTEWEVINELRIDMARLQQRMNNMQNMLEACMELQIELQRSVHQEVAAALNKSILSRGADSWEINMLHHESKWDFVRKGICCLCRENNIDSLLYRCGHMCTCSKCAEVLVQGAGKCPMCEAPIVEVVRAYFIH from the exons ATGGCTGTCGCGGGATTGCGCAATGTATCCGCATTTGGCCCTTCTTTATTTGTGGAGTCCCAGTCTTCGGGGTCGAACGTCTGGGAGGAACCACAAGTTAGGCCCAGTACTAGGGCATCGTCACTGTTACAAATGTGGCGGGAGCTTGAGGACGAGCATGTCGTGAGTCCTTCCTATAGACAAAGGCACCAGAGAAGCAACGGTTCAGATTCCGACTGCACAAGTATTGTAGCTTCTGTTGGACAAGGGAGTGACAATGGGGATGATACCTCTGAATATGCTGATGAAACTGAGAATCATGGGATGACGACACATTCAGAGACGAATCTTGAAGATAGTGACAGTATTATATCGGGACAATCTAGTGATTTGGGAGATATAGAACGTGAAAGGGTGAGACAAGTTTTTCGGGAATGGATGAACAGTGGTGCTAAGGGTCATTCATCTGATGGATTTCCTCTGAACAATAACACGGGAGAACAGTGCCTCGGTGAGAATGTTCGCGAAAGAGTTAAAATCATCAAGCAATGGGTGCAGACTGTTGCTCGGCATGGAAACAATAGCGAATCACTTAGAGATGAAGCTGCCGAAGTTGGTTCTCAAATTGAGCAGGTGCGTGATGGGCTAGTGATTACTTGTCCTCAGACTGCTGCTCGAAGGCCTGTACGAAGATTATGCGGTAGACAGACACTTCTTGATCTTCTTTTGAGGGCACAGAGTGATAGGAATAAAGAACTTCAGGATTTATCTGAACAGAGGCCGGTGTCAGATTTCGCACATCGCAATCGCATTCAG GCACTCCTAAGAGGTAGGTTTTTAAGAAATGAAATATTGATCACAGACAAGAGACCTTCTTCCATGGCTGCAACTGAACTGGGTTTGCTGAGGCAAAGAAGTACAGTTTCTGATCTCAG GGAAGGATTCCTCTCCAAATTGCACAATTCGACTTCCACTCCAGGGAATAGTGCTGAGGCTAGTTCTTCTTTAAGTGATGAAACTAATGGCGAGGCGGAGTCTACATGCATCGGAGggacagcttctgagattcatGCTGCATCCGTATCAGAAATAGATGCAGATGAAAACAGAAGTCGGCATGAATTTGCATCAAGAGTAACTGAAGTAGAGGATTCAGTTCTGGATCATGATGGAATTGCAGAAGTATCTCTGGGCATTGGAAGTGCTCATAGTCCGGAGCAGCAGACATTTGACCTTGAGGCCAGTGAGCATAGTAGTCATTTTGACCAGAACAATGCCGTTGTCTCTAATGAACCGCCACTTGAAAATGTTGACATAAATTACAGTGAACTCGTTGAAGTTTTTCATGAACATTACGAACCAAGAGGTGATGCAAGTTATGTTCATGAAGTGGCTGACAACACTGCTGATATGGAACGAAACACTAATGAAGAATTTGGTAGACAAGATGCTTTAACTATGGAGGAAGAAGCTCAAGACTCGGAAATCGGGATTGATAACAACTCATGGCATCAGCTAACGGGTGTCACATTTACGCAATGGACAGATGCTAGCAGAGATGATACAACTGCAAATCAATGGTTTCAGGAAATATCTGATTATGAACAAGATCAAATTCAAGGGTCGCATGAAGTCTGGCCAAATCACAATTTTCAAGAAGCTGTCGATAGTTGGTTGGATACGCCGACAGGTGAGGTCAGTGGATCTGTTGGGAGAATGGGCACACTTTATTTCCCCGACAATGATAATGTTCAAAGCATGGAACTTAGGGAGCTTTTCAGCCG GAGACGTGTCTCTAGCCTTCTTCGAAGTAGTTTCCGTGAGAGCTTAGACCAGGTGCTACAATCCTATGTGGAAAGGCAGGGTCATGCTTCTGGCGATTGGGAGCTGGGCACCACGTCATCTCCAGCTTTGATTGAGCCAGACCAGGAACAGCTTAATGGGGAGCAAACTTTGGCTCCATCTGATGGCTCTgaaattaatgaatttgatcccTCACCAATTCATATCACCGCAGCCCAGCCCGTTTGGGATGAGGAGTTACCCGATGCAAATTGGCCCCACGTCTCCTCAAATCAGCATATGGGAACT GAGTGGGAGGTGATCAACGAGTTGAGGATTGATATGGCTAGGCTCCAGCAAAGGATGAATAATATGCAGAATATGCTGGAAGCATGCATGGAGTTGCAAATAGAGTTGCAGCGCAGTGTTCATCAAGAGGTTGCTGCGGCTTTGAATAAATCAATCCTCTCAAGAG GGGCAGATTCATGGGAGATCAACATGTTACACCACGAATCTAAATGGGATTTTGTAAGAAAAGGAATTTGCTGCCTGTGTCGTGAAAACAACATTGATTCCTTATTATACAG ATGCGGACACATGTGCACCTGTTCCAAATGCGCAGAAGTTTTGGTCCAAGGTGCTGGGAAGTGTCCAATGTGTGAAGCTCCCATAGTTGAGGTTGTTCGAGCTTATTTCATCCACTAA
- the LOC140881189 gene encoding uncharacterized protein isoform X2 — MAVAGLRNVSAFGPSLFVESQSSGSNVWEEPQVRPSTRASSLLQMWRELEDEHVVSPSYRQRHQRSNGSDSDCTSIVASVGQGSDNGDDTSEYADETENHGMTTHSETNLEDSDSIISGQSSDLGDIERERVRQVFREWMNSGAKGHSSDGFPLNNNTGEQCLGENVRERVKIIKQWVQTVARHGNNSESLRDEAAEVGSQIEQVRDGLVITCPQTAARRPVRRLCGRQTLLDLLLRAQSDRNKELQDLSEQRPVSDFAHRNRIQALLRGRFLRNEILITDKRPSSMAATELGLLRQRSTVSDLREGFLSKLHNSTSTPGNSAEASSSLSDETNGEAESTCIGGTASEIHAASVSEIDADENRSRHEFASRVTEVEDSVLDHDGIAEVSLGIGSAHSPEQQTFDLEASEHSSHFDQNNAVVSNEPPLENVDINYSELVEVFHEHYEPRGDASYVHEVADNTADMERNTNEEFGRQDALTMEEEAQDSEIGIDNNSWHQLTGVTFTQWTDASRDDTTANQWFQEISDYEQDQIQGSHEVWPNHNFQEAVDSWLDTPTGEVSGSVGRMGTLYFPDNDNVQSMELRELFSRRRVSSLLRSSFRESLDQVLQSYVERQGHASGDWELGTTSSPALIEPDQEQLNGEQTLAPSDGSEINEFDPSPIHITAAQPVWDEELPDANWPHVSSNQHMGTEWEVINELRIDMARLQQRMNNMQNMLEACMELQIELQRSVHQEVAAALNKSILSRDSWEINMLHHESKWDFVRKGICCLCRENNIDSLLYRCGHMCTCSKCAEVLVQGAGKCPMCEAPIVEVVRAYFIH, encoded by the exons ATGGCTGTCGCGGGATTGCGCAATGTATCCGCATTTGGCCCTTCTTTATTTGTGGAGTCCCAGTCTTCGGGGTCGAACGTCTGGGAGGAACCACAAGTTAGGCCCAGTACTAGGGCATCGTCACTGTTACAAATGTGGCGGGAGCTTGAGGACGAGCATGTCGTGAGTCCTTCCTATAGACAAAGGCACCAGAGAAGCAACGGTTCAGATTCCGACTGCACAAGTATTGTAGCTTCTGTTGGACAAGGGAGTGACAATGGGGATGATACCTCTGAATATGCTGATGAAACTGAGAATCATGGGATGACGACACATTCAGAGACGAATCTTGAAGATAGTGACAGTATTATATCGGGACAATCTAGTGATTTGGGAGATATAGAACGTGAAAGGGTGAGACAAGTTTTTCGGGAATGGATGAACAGTGGTGCTAAGGGTCATTCATCTGATGGATTTCCTCTGAACAATAACACGGGAGAACAGTGCCTCGGTGAGAATGTTCGCGAAAGAGTTAAAATCATCAAGCAATGGGTGCAGACTGTTGCTCGGCATGGAAACAATAGCGAATCACTTAGAGATGAAGCTGCCGAAGTTGGTTCTCAAATTGAGCAGGTGCGTGATGGGCTAGTGATTACTTGTCCTCAGACTGCTGCTCGAAGGCCTGTACGAAGATTATGCGGTAGACAGACACTTCTTGATCTTCTTTTGAGGGCACAGAGTGATAGGAATAAAGAACTTCAGGATTTATCTGAACAGAGGCCGGTGTCAGATTTCGCACATCGCAATCGCATTCAG GCACTCCTAAGAGGTAGGTTTTTAAGAAATGAAATATTGATCACAGACAAGAGACCTTCTTCCATGGCTGCAACTGAACTGGGTTTGCTGAGGCAAAGAAGTACAGTTTCTGATCTCAG GGAAGGATTCCTCTCCAAATTGCACAATTCGACTTCCACTCCAGGGAATAGTGCTGAGGCTAGTTCTTCTTTAAGTGATGAAACTAATGGCGAGGCGGAGTCTACATGCATCGGAGggacagcttctgagattcatGCTGCATCCGTATCAGAAATAGATGCAGATGAAAACAGAAGTCGGCATGAATTTGCATCAAGAGTAACTGAAGTAGAGGATTCAGTTCTGGATCATGATGGAATTGCAGAAGTATCTCTGGGCATTGGAAGTGCTCATAGTCCGGAGCAGCAGACATTTGACCTTGAGGCCAGTGAGCATAGTAGTCATTTTGACCAGAACAATGCCGTTGTCTCTAATGAACCGCCACTTGAAAATGTTGACATAAATTACAGTGAACTCGTTGAAGTTTTTCATGAACATTACGAACCAAGAGGTGATGCAAGTTATGTTCATGAAGTGGCTGACAACACTGCTGATATGGAACGAAACACTAATGAAGAATTTGGTAGACAAGATGCTTTAACTATGGAGGAAGAAGCTCAAGACTCGGAAATCGGGATTGATAACAACTCATGGCATCAGCTAACGGGTGTCACATTTACGCAATGGACAGATGCTAGCAGAGATGATACAACTGCAAATCAATGGTTTCAGGAAATATCTGATTATGAACAAGATCAAATTCAAGGGTCGCATGAAGTCTGGCCAAATCACAATTTTCAAGAAGCTGTCGATAGTTGGTTGGATACGCCGACAGGTGAGGTCAGTGGATCTGTTGGGAGAATGGGCACACTTTATTTCCCCGACAATGATAATGTTCAAAGCATGGAACTTAGGGAGCTTTTCAGCCG GAGACGTGTCTCTAGCCTTCTTCGAAGTAGTTTCCGTGAGAGCTTAGACCAGGTGCTACAATCCTATGTGGAAAGGCAGGGTCATGCTTCTGGCGATTGGGAGCTGGGCACCACGTCATCTCCAGCTTTGATTGAGCCAGACCAGGAACAGCTTAATGGGGAGCAAACTTTGGCTCCATCTGATGGCTCTgaaattaatgaatttgatcccTCACCAATTCATATCACCGCAGCCCAGCCCGTTTGGGATGAGGAGTTACCCGATGCAAATTGGCCCCACGTCTCCTCAAATCAGCATATGGGAACT GAGTGGGAGGTGATCAACGAGTTGAGGATTGATATGGCTAGGCTCCAGCAAAGGATGAATAATATGCAGAATATGCTGGAAGCATGCATGGAGTTGCAAATAGAGTTGCAGCGCAGTGTTCATCAAGAGGTTGCTGCGGCTTTGAATAAATCAATCCTCTCAAGAG ATTCATGGGAGATCAACATGTTACACCACGAATCTAAATGGGATTTTGTAAGAAAAGGAATTTGCTGCCTGTGTCGTGAAAACAACATTGATTCCTTATTATACAG ATGCGGACACATGTGCACCTGTTCCAAATGCGCAGAAGTTTTGGTCCAAGGTGCTGGGAAGTGTCCAATGTGTGAAGCTCCCATAGTTGAGGTTGTTCGAGCTTATTTCATCCACTAA